In Plasmodium knowlesi strain H genome assembly, chromosome: 8, the DNA window ttatatttGTGTGGATGGCTGTTCTGATGGACTGACTCGGGATGATATTGTTGTAGAAGTTGTACAGGCCCACGTTGTcctgcttcctttttccctccgCCTCACGTGGATGCATTGTTACAAAGATGGAGGAGGGCACCTCACTGCGTTGCCGTTTCCTTTCTATGCacgggattttttttttttcttctgacacccttTCTTCAAGTAGGTACTATTACAGGTGGCCCCTCTATGAAGGTAGAGACATGCAGTGAAGGAAGCGCGTAGGAAGTGAATCGACTGATCAGTGAATGGAGTGAGAAAGGAAATACCGCTTCCAGTGTTGTAATCCTTTGCACCATGAACACTCCCCTTCTTCAATTACATCGCGATTCCGTTGTTTGCATTTATGGCAACTCTCATCGGGATGACATAGACGTTACTAGGTCTATGCGTCCACATCACTTACATCCTCGGAATTAGCGTTGAGGAGGCACTCACtggaatggaaaataaaaacactCCTGTACATCATGAGGGAGGGGATGCACCGATTGGTAAAACGATTGAATGGAGCTGATGGAACGCACACATTGCGTGGGTACATGCAGTGTGTATGTCTGTGCGTGGGTACATGGAGTGCGTATGtctgtgcgtgtgtgtgtgtgtgtggggggagaTAGGGCacgtaaaaaagggaggcaaAGTCTGATTAATCCGGTCGAAGAGAAACTGATCGTGTCGGCGCGAAACTAATAGGATCGACAAGGCAGTGGTCGGTCAACGCATAATCCCGCGTGGATGGCTAAAAATGTGTGAATCGAAAAGGAGGGGTAGTGAGAATTTCCCCTTTGCGCAAAAATAGATTAATACAAATATGatgatatttattttattaatttttttttctttatttatttttcggaGAGAGATACACAAATATGGGTGCTTACATCAAGCTGGTGTTTATTAAGATCTCTGCAAAGAATCCTGGTGCAAAATTGGCGAATTGTTTAACCTTTTTATAGTgtaacttccttttcccgtTGGTAGGTACTGTTCACCATCACACAAAGGGAGAACTGGGGACTCGATTTGTTGGGCAAGTCCGAGCActcaaggaagaaaaaaatgtcggaaaaaaaaaaaataataaaatggtaCACGGAGTAAacgtgaggaaaaaaacaaaaaaaaaaataaaaaaaataaaactggAAAACGCAAATGTGGAAGGCAGAagcgcaggaaaaaaaatacaaacatGAAAAGTAGGCTAGACGAACAAGGCAAGTGCGACACATCGGTCGTACAAATGGAAGCctaaaaaagcaaaagcgTATTTACTGAATGGATAAGTTCCATGTGCAATTTAATTTTCTATTGCGTTCATGTGATTGTTCCTCTTCGTCGAGGGAAAAGGGACTCAAGAACTGAGTCCGTCGGGAACGCATTATACATTCCCAGGAGGGGCAGAACGGAGcaaggtgaagaaaaaaggcacaaGTATAATAAGAATACACCAAGGGACACACGTAggattatttaaaaagggtACCAATCGCGGTACGAAAAATTGGGAGCAAATAGGAGTACACAAAATGATTGGAAAACATAGCAACGTTCTCTCCTGGAAaaccattttttcatcaatcCCGTTGAACATTCCGTGTGATTTCCATCCACGAGTGGATGATCATGTACCATTTTGCACGACTGGGATGTCTTCCATCCGTTTCTTAGGTGATGTGACATTcacaagtgagaaaaaaaaaaaaaaaatgtccaatCTACGGCAACTTCCATGGTCATACATAAGTATTGCCCAACATCCCGTTTTTGCACAAAGGCGCACTGTATTGGCTAGTGCATGCTCCTCCGCACacagttttccttcttttgctCCAAGCaagcatgtaaaaaaaaaaaaaaaagtgattaCGTGAGGATGTTATCTTTATTTTCGTATACATTTTGTGCATTAGGGGAGATACATAATTTTGTGAGCGTGTAGGTATGCCCAGCCAGTGGGATGGTGAGTCGTTGTCCCAATTGGTGTGTTGGAAACGGGGGTATTTCTCATCACAGGAGGAAATCGTTtacgtatattttttttcaaaattttctaCAATTTTTGAGCCATTTCAAGCGGGTTTACTCCCCCCCCAGTTGACAGCATTTTGTGCATTCTTAGGAACGCACCACGGGATACTTCCAAATTGACATAGTGTGAGGGCGTTACGAATACAAGCGTATCTACCCTCATTGGTACTTATTCATAATTAATTATACTTATATGCTTACTATTCTTTcagttaatttttctttaaatgatgagaaaaaaaaaaaaaaaaaaaaggggcgaaATCATGTGCAATCATTTCATAAAACGTTTTACGCCGTGTGCACAGGAAGTACAGAATGTGCAATTTTTACGCATTCGCACATGTAGGTATATACATTCGTAAGCATTACACTCCTTGTGGTtaaaatagaacaaattgTTTTCTGGCACTTCCAAAGATTTGGTGCTTCTCAACATGCAACACGTTAAATCGTACAGTTTTGGACAAGGGTCTGCAAAAGTggtgggagaaaaaaaaaaaaaaaaaaaaattaaaaggtaTAAAGTGGAGGTATATGTGTTTTGCGCGACAGTATTTACAATATTCCAACTTTACACACAAGTTGCCGTAAAATAAGAAAGTAATGCAGAAGCTTTCTGATCTAAATTAAAGCGTCATTTTGTGCATAACTAAACTGTTCAGTTTATAGTGTACGCAATGAGCTTGATGGGCAAGAAATTGTATTACCTGCACTGTCCGACTGTGACAATGTCTCCTTCCTTCACGTCGAAACATGGAGAGCAGTGGCATGGGATGTTCTTATGTCTCTTTTCAAATCGGTTGTACTTTTTCACATAATGTaggtaatttcttcttataaTAAttgttctcttcattttgctcGAAATTACCATACCCCTGCGattgtaaaaaagaataaataaaattaacacTTGCATTTCGTAGGCTGTAACCGGGTGTGGTACAGACATAGAAACTAGCTTTCTCCCTTTCGGCACGCATGCAATGACTACGTAAAGAGGCAACCCGGCCTTCTGGTCCATTATTCCCTTACTTTAATATACGACCTCTGATGGAAACATTTCCGGTGAAGGGGCACTTCTTGTCCACGTACACGCCCTCCTTGGCCTCCTTCGGGGTGGCGAATCCTAAGCCGACCTTTTTCCAATACCTCGTGTAGCTCTTGGAgcccttctttattttcttggAGTTGAAGAAGCTCGCTCCCTCCTGTTTTTGGTAGGCTCTCTCATGCTAAGcataggtaaaaaaaaaaaaaggggggaaaaacaaattattcTCTGGTAGAGGTGTGGAACATTTTTCGCTATAAAATGCGACAAGgtcaaaattttattcattttcgcctgaacagttcaggcaaaaatgggagattttcttctttttttttttttttttttttttttttccaaacagCCAAAAGGTGTTTTCCAAATGTAATGTCATAGCAGTATATGCCCATCAAGAATTGTAGATAAATCCCCATATCATTTTATTATCATTCTATTCGCATTTTGGATTCCCACATAGTTCCCATTCAATGCTGCATACATATACTCTGCTTTTAACCTCCTCTGATTGTTAACTTACCTGAACATCCAAAGttgttgccattttttctcaataGTTGAAACAGTTTAGTATGGATTGTTTCGAAGAAGCTTTTTCACAGTTTGATTTACAGGTGATGTATGTTTTACGCTTTATATGCGTTGCGTGAATTTTGCTTGCTCTTTCTTGTTCAAGGGGAACACTGTTTCTCTTCAAAGCTTGCGTTGTTACAATTTGTTTaagcgaaaagaaaaaaaaatcgaatcctttttttcttaattttcgCGATTGGAAGAAAGGCGAAAGAACGAaggaagcgaaaaaaaaggaaagaagtaaaaaaaaaaaaaaaaaaaaaaaaaaacaaacgcaAAGGAGAATTGCGGTTTATTTATATACGCCGTATTGCTATATATGCATTACATGCGCCTGCGCATTTAATCACGCACGTGGTGCTTCGCGAACAGGACCGTTTCTTATCCCGGGCGGGGCAAACGATTTAATAATTTAACGCGATTAGAGCCGGAAATCTCATGTGCGCCATTGTTACGCGTATCGCGTAATGTTGGGGGCGCTTAATTCACTAGCATCGTAGGGGTTAGGGGAAATCCGCATGGCCCTTTCCCCCAGTCACTGAGCAACAAAAAATGTTGTAGCcctcgatttttttttttttttttttttttctttgctaaAAAGTAGGAAGAATATGAACCATAATGCTTGGTTCCAAATGAAGAATCATGAAAATAGCTAACAATTTAGCAAATCCCACAAAtgtttaatttccttttaatgccaattatttattttttttttttttttgttaatatgTTCCCGTATTCCGCTTAACACTCTTCTAGAAAAATGGCCGTAACCCCTTAGTCGCCTCTGATAGGGTATgccgcgttttttttttttttttttctttgggggGGAGGCATACCTTGTTGGGACATTCGGAAACGCACCAGGAGTATTATCAAACGTTTGACAAATCAAATGTGTTcccgaaaaataaaaatgataatcATGAGTGTAAAGAAGGGTAAAAATAAGTATATTAACTTCACAGAAGGCAGGGTGAACatgtatattatacataCCGGCAACGCGCCGTGCAAATTGCGTAAGCGTAATTCTTGCCTGAACATTCCCGCGTTGGGAATACGGAGTAGGATattctccgttttttttacccatttttAAGTGAGCTaaaacatggaaaaatatgaaaaataaagtCGAGTTCTATGAGTTTTATTTCCCATATCTATGCCACATTCATGTGACACTTATAAGTAAAAATggggtgaaaggaaaaaaaagaaaaaatgaaccaaaAGAAATTTACCAACATGCGTGGAAATAACAGACGCGGGGATGTTACAAAATCCCCCCACTCAATTTTAAATGAATCTTCCGTGTATATATTCTTAATTGAAATGTTTGTAGCAGAGAAAACAGGCTAGCATCTATGTAGGACTAGGAATGGCGCATCGAATGACTCACCCAATGTCTTCATGTGTTAAgctcctttgtttttttccgtatAAAGTGGTCTTTTTCCCGTTtccacttttaaaaaagacttaaaaaaaaaaaaaaatggctttGCTTTCGGTTATTATTCCCATTCGAGGAAGCCACCAAATAAAATCTGTGAGCATATGCTTCTTCACGTATTCCACAA includes these proteins:
- a CDS encoding 40S ribosomal protein S11, putative produces the protein MATTLDVQHERAYQKQEGASFFNSKKIKKGSKSYTRYWKKVGLGFATPKEAKEGVYVDKKCPFTGNVSIRGRILKGMVISSKMKRTIIIRRNYLHYVKKYNRFEKRHKNIPCHCSPCFDVKEGDIVTVGQCRPLSKTVRFNVLHVEKHQIFGSARKQFVLF